One region of Trichoderma breve strain T069 chromosome 7 map unlocalized scaffold00007, whole genome shotgun sequence genomic DNA includes:
- a CDS encoding flavin-binding monooxygenase-like domain-containing protein → MSPSAVPQFHVKKIAIIGAGPSGLSAAKYLRAQNSFDSIVIFEQQRETGGIWNFSKHSLQSTTIPKDDRLNLTNNFIGDSSRTLSPIYDQLYANIPVPMMQFSDQHFPQGTLLFPSRETIQGYLLTYAQEVMGLIKFGVEVRQLEPLCEGTRTTWAIEAISAHDNQIIRDTYDAVVVATGHYSVPFIPDVKNIKEFMEAYPSVISHSRDYRSPTSFKDKKTIVVGNGASGTDIALQINRVSHQKTMVSVRSPTPQPRLAYMACEEVPEIEEFLVDQRGIRFKDGRIETQIDAVIFCTGFLYDYPFLRDLNKKLITTGGGVHGLYKHIFCIDHPTLVFPALNVKTAPWPLSEAQAAVFSAVWSNNIQLPSKDKMREWAKKLYEDEGEQLHIFRTSSSDGVYINELYDWAKLKFEKDGYKATSLEELGFYYEEDWRTKV, encoded by the exons ATGTCGCCATCAGCGGTGCCACAGTTTCATGTGAAAAAGATAGCGATTATAGGCGCCGGACCTAGCGGCCTTTCTGCTGCGAAATATCTAAGAGCACAAAACTCCTTCGATTCTATCGTCATATTTGAACAACAGAGAGAAACTGGAGGCATATGGAACTTTTCAAAACATTCACTTCAATCCACCACAATCCCGAAAGATGATAGACTCAATTTAACGAACAATTTCATCGGCGATAGCTCAAGAACACTGTCACCGATTTATGACCAACTTTACGCCAACATCCCCGTACCGATGATGCAATTCTCTGATCAGCATTTCCCTCAAGGAACTTTATTGTTCCCTTCACGCGAGACCATCCAAGGCTATCTACTTACATACGCCCAGGAGGTGATGGGCCTAATCAAATTTGGTGTTGAAGTAAGACAGCTGGAACCTCTTTGCGAAGGAACCAGGACCACTTGGGCAATAGAGGCAATATCTGCGCACGATAACCAGATCATACGAGATACGTACGACGCAGTAGTTGTTGCAACGGGACACTACTCGGTCCCATTTATTCCAGACGTTAAAAACATCAAGGAATTCATGGAAGCATATCCGTCTGTCATATCGCACTCCCGCGACTATCGTTCGCCCACTTCCTTCAAAGATAAGAAGACCATAGTCGTGGGCAACGGAGCCTCGGGTACCGATATCGCCCTCCAAATCAATCGAGTATCACATCAAAAAACCATGGTCTCCGTGAGATCACCAACGCCTCAACCACGACTAGCCTATATGGCTTGTGAAGAAGTTCCAGAAATCGAAGAATTTCTTGTCGATCAAAGAGGAATCCGATTCAAGGATGGGAGAATAGAGACCCagattgatgctgtgatCTTCTGCACAGGATTCTTATACGACTATCCCTTTCTTCGTGATCTAAATAAGAAGCTAATCACGACTGGCGGCGGCGTACATGGACTTTACAAGCATATATTCTGCATTGATCACCCAACGCTAGTTTTCCCAGCACTCAATGTGAAAACTGCGCCCTGGCCACTTTCTGAGGCACAAGCTGCTGTGTTTTCTGCTGTATGGTCCAACAATATTCAGCTCCCctcaaaagacaaaatgcGAGAATGGGCCAAGAAGCTTTacgaagatgaaggcgagcAGCTGCACATATTTcgtacatcatcatctgatgGTGTATACATCAATGAACTTTACGATTGG GCTAAGCTCAAGTTTGAAAAGGATGGTTACAAAGCGACTAGTCTTGAAGAGCTCGGATTCTACTACGAAGAGGATTGGAGGACAAAGGTGTAA
- a CDS encoding nmrA-like family domain-containing protein has protein sequence MVFTKLIIAGSTGWVADHAIRAILASTKPKFDVTILTRADSGKEVPSRPGANLIAVDYNNHDQLVKIFTGADAILSFISGPPSKIIDKQLLKAAQEAGVRRIFPSEYTLDILHPDAATLLTEGGNWPEDSSPVLTARKFVSLAQEGGPTSFTTLIPAAFMDGWLEGAFGSFDPKNRKVSVVDSGDFPFSGCTLPYLGAAIVAVLQMDEEKTKNKRIRISEIRTTMNEITETYEEVLGTKFEKTHVTSQELLDQRNANLAAGNPFAALFVTILIGAFNGCGAADLVDGLGFDGDGYLTLKKKTLKEMTIEALQKIGA, from the coding sequence ATGGTTTTCACCAAACTCATTATTGCTGGAAGCACCGGCTGGGTGGCGGATCATGCCATCCGCGCCATCTTGGCATCTACAAAGCCGAAGTTCGACGTTACCATCTTGACCCGAGCCGACAGCGGCAAAGAAGTACCATCCAGGCCAGGCGCAAACCTCATTGCGGTTGACTACAACAACCACGATCAACTTGTGAAAATCTTCACCGGAGCCGATGCAATTCTCTCCTTCATTTCTGGACCTCCGTCCAAAATTATTGATAAGCAGCTGCTAAAGGCCGCGCAAGAGGCTGGCGTCCGACGCATTTTCCCGTCGGAGTACACTCTCGATATTTTGCACCCAGACGCAGCTACTCTTTTGACTGAAGGTGGAAACTGGCCCGAAGACAGCTCACCCGTGCTCACGGCCCGCAAGTTTGTCTCTCTGGCTCAAGAAGGCGGACCTACAAGTTTCACGACTCTGATTCCAGCTGCATTCATGGACGGGTGGCTTGAGGGAGCTTTTGGCTCGTTTGACCCTAAGAATCGTAAAGTTTCTGTCGTTGACAGTGGGGATTTCCCTTTCTCAGGTTGTACGCTCCCTTATCTCGGAGCTGCCATCGTCGCAGTTCTCCAAATGGACGAAGAGAAAACCAAGAATAAACGCATTCGCATTAGCGAGATTCGTACTACTATGAACGAAATCACGGAAACCTACGAGGAGGTCTTGGGTACCAAGTTTGAGAAGACGCACGTTACTTCTCAAGAGCTCCTTGATCAACGCAATGCAAACCTCGCAGCTGGTAATCCTTTCGCTGCACTCTTCGTTACCATTCTTATTGGTGCTTTTAATGGATGTGGAGCGGCCGACCTAGTTGATGGTTTGGGttttgatggtgatggctatttgacgttgaagaagaagacgctcaaGGAGATGACCATTGAGGCTTTACAGAAGATTGGCGCATAA